A single window of Plectropomus leopardus isolate mb chromosome 12, YSFRI_Pleo_2.0, whole genome shotgun sequence DNA harbors:
- the LOC121951851 gene encoding serine/threonine-protein kinase pim-2-like yields MISSDSKNHPLDLSVWRSKPKEPDVAESHKNAIRGNVGHSSDPCNDTPAKISMRKRSAADEGHIVPKRWRCWNFTDSFRQSDEPAEGGKRKANINTSDPSTVKAINCQLGSRKRKANSDSGVSVKRERHTDSLTEPSATESSLNESSSVKSSSFEFSPFEFSSSEFTTKIYVKADCTGVEISKEEEKLCQLASCGNTSREDFKRKYKQLGQIGKGGFGSVFAGFRRADSLPVAIKHISYGSIRRERVKCNGNVYNIIVEVALMLKTAGLPGSVTQSAAVSLLDWYVLGSEVILIMEKPDHSQDLNSYLQTRRGSLSEEEAKVILKQLVDAAIEIHSNGVFHRDIKPHNVLIQDNFDGKEPRMRVIDFGCGALSWDGPFSTFSGTMDFAPPEYFEKGTYWAQSTTVWQLGAIFYEMLSGHKYFTTINYITGQIKVNGALSADVKMLLNRCLARNPAGRATLEDMQRFLA; encoded by the exons ATGATCTCCAGTGATTCAA AAAACCATCCACTGGATCTCAGTGTATGGAGATCAAAACCGAAGGAGCCTGATGTTGCAGAATCACACAAGAACGCGATCAGAGGCAACGTCGGCCACTCCTCTGACCCCTGCAATGACACGCCAGCCAAGATCAGCATGCGCAAGAGAAGCGCCGCTGATGAGGGACATATTGTCCCAAAAAGGTGGAGGTGTTGGAACTTCACCGACTCATTCAGGCAGAGTGACGAGCCAGCTGAGGGTGGCAAACGAAAGGCCAACATCAACACCTCTGACCCAAGCACAGTTAAGGCCATCAACTGCCAGCTGGGGTCCAGAAAGAGGAAGGCCAACAGTGACAGTGGCGTATCGGTGAAGAGGGAGAGGCACACCGACAGCCTCACTGAGCCCAGTGCCACAGAGTCTAGCCTTAATGAGTCTAGCTCTGTTAAGTCCAGCTCATTTGAGTTCAGCCCATTTGAGTTCAGCTCCTCTGAGTTCACCACTAAAATCTACGTGAAAGCTGACTGCACTGGAGTAGAAATCagcaaggaggaggagaagctcTGTCAGCTGGCCTCCTGCGGAAACACCAGCAGAG AGGACTTCAAGAGGAAATACAAACAGCTTGGTCAGATCGGCAAAGGAGGCTTCGGCTCTGTTTTTGCAGGCTTCCGTAGAGCCGACTCTTTACCA GTGGCCATCAAGCATATATCCTATGGGTCCATTCGGCGTGAGCGGGTG aAGTGCAATGGGAACGTTTATAACATTATAGTGGAGGTGGCCCTCATGCTGAAAACAGCCGGACTACCAGGATCAGTCACACAATCCGCTGCAGTGTCCCTCTTGGACTGGTATGTCCTAGGCAGTGAGGTAATCCTCATAATGGAGAAACCAGACCATTCCCAGGACCTGAACAGCTACCTTCAGACCCGCAGAGGCTCCCTGAGTGAAGAAGAGGCAAAG GTGATCCTTAAGCAACTCGTCGATGCAGCCATTGAGATACACTCTAATGGTGTCTTTCATCGCGACATAAAGCCACACAATGTCCTGATTCAAGACAATTTCGATGGCAAAGAACCCAGGATGCGTGTCATCGACTTCGGCTGCGGCGCCCTCTCCTGGGACGGGCCCTTCTCCACCTTCAGTG GTACCATGGACTTTGCCCCTCCAGAGTACTTCGAAAAAGGGACCTACTGGGCTCAGTCCACCACTGTCTGGCAGCTGGGCGCCATTTTCTATGAAATGCTGAGTGGACACAAATATTTCACCACCATAAACTACATTACTGGGCAAATCAAAGTCAACGGGGCACTGTCAGCag ATGTCAAAATGTTGCTGAACAGGTGTCTGGCCAGAAACCCCGCAGGGCGTGCCACGCTAGAGGATATGCAGCGCTTCCTCGCCTAG